Proteins from a single region of Parambassis ranga chromosome 16, fParRan2.1, whole genome shotgun sequence:
- the hivep3b gene encoding transcription factor HIVEP3 isoform X1: protein MEAEPSRPADRERCGRQEQQHVTAESSLGSCPPQQPQQSHNPRPVHRALGRLQNRQPKRADLLLRLQQQQAVAWQHSDTPGPSGGSFFSTASSSTSSLPSTSSTQGEHGHGVLPHTSQEGAEVVSSPRKGEKKPQKPGKYVCTFCGRPCAKPSVLQKHIRSHTGERPYPCAPCGFSFKTKSNLYKHRKSHAHRIKAGLASSRDEPSLSGPEGSGVGEDPEEHTEGESTESEEETGQHRKSSSKEMLGHQRKSGKERLGGSEESQRPEDSQAVKQRLALRLSERKRGPMGSPDDPPSSLSTSSSSLGPGSKGSTESGYFSGSGSTDLSQVSPPSSSAKTYAEIILGKYGRLGGQQRSPHQQQPHSSHSSSSGTEEKTIPFTVPKTQVIEHITKLITINEAVVDTSEIDSVKPRRSSLSRKSSMESPKFTAPKDPYTFDSKAEVAGPSGLRHLQGPEADPTGTQELSAVPLLRSHSMPSPTSQGESFTSGTMSPRGYRLCQSFDEQQAVVAEMRVGHAQRMLRRQPAIEVPLGAELMLEEASLTPSSTRGTEQARQPEPQQQRSGYECRVCGTRFQHMKSYESHRAMCPGQEQESGDAGKTCREDRPLMMHYKFRALAMAVRKRRKEESLEEDPPSPGFSAMSGSSASLIPVPSRPEQSQPLSGVSSQTELNQPQQQDRKGVSVIQHTSSFEKQESISMESQEPDLRETEQTKQPEPKPSPSTSRLIRQPNIQVPEILVTVEPDADMPSVSPPVTASSSKEAERIEEFHWPQRSQTLAQLPAEKLPPKKKRLRLAEAAQSSGESSFESLSLPRSPSQESNISSLSVSFEDATRPESTAWASSSSQMLMVPSASHQQSYKEMRRSASEQAPASPQQTDETSETRSKSFDYGSLSPQPSSSSWKERRKCLLVKHATLGEPEQEVGSSMSQFSRAESPKPGPSHSSHPPLYSTEASSRLNLDATGKALQLLQPQTFQSTQDVLPLQPRGQQTFPPGALSQLLPVTTAISEILSNQTIHRAFLHSHTGSPPIQIHPAHIHMAEQVGIPLHQLHFSSRSRVGQALYLPVPPRFNTHAPSPPTTEIRPPTSFMSSAHQSLVTISCHHPQPVIVTCLAQLTPVMSLVVPVRLQTHIPTYASAMYTTLSQILASTRSQEPSCCTAMVIMSHVKRGKLERTYLKVPSPDIKSLLPLSLPSELASGSGEGYGPLGAGGSKRMLSPAASLELSTEAQRHQKRVKEEEEGEQHKEEEKEEEEELKLRQREDSKATGKKLEEAEKKQPDKVEQTTVKAEAEQDQVPRRLNREEKEEKRESTERTCQKKEEVPTVEEGVERPSTPSYPSLHTSTSVNWCYRNYVKPNPSAQRDPRASVYSTWSVSAHNPNLPGLSTKVALSLLCSKQKHSSETYTMAAAPTPTKGKVAPASSRTPRVSEVHATPASTLTEVTDLQKPEKLENKEMTEEQEGPSTSKHSEPSRVRIFEGGYKSTEEYVYVRGRGRGQYICGECGIRCKKPSMLKKHIRTHTDVRPYICKHCNFAFKTKGNLTKHMKSKAHGKKCQAMGISESSLDEPESEETAGSDERVCGSEDQEEHQFSDVDSDDDDDEEEEEEEEESASHDDPPSSCSSDTHPSTGGRSSCSRHSQQGTPDPEAPAPNPSPGQEPSPRGVWPSRRAASPGSRRALFSRRGWKASSRAFSPSSESCSPSRSLSPRLELSSPIHSLSPRTELSSPSRHVSPSPERGPSPLRPISPSCYRSSQVQAPPSPLGLQHRTPGHLPWESPSTRGSHVKPEKAGTAGDGPALSEHSLFPAAFRLSTCGGYPGYHAADNLFSHLPMHSQQARVPYLMIPIGGIQMVQARPRSHPTTPSSPTSPPLEGPSLARFESYWGGTPRTQGLRTPGDHWSEYQAAGTSQSGQRGLSTALTISKTDLETTDSKQYGSSQSSVHPRRSATETTEQYARDSRSRAVVSLAPPVAPRVIGQQPEREELPPGGDLVERGAEEDSTRTDQST, encoded by the exons ATGGAGGCTGAGCCCAGCCGTCCGGCTGATAGGGAGCGCTGTGGAAGGcaagagcagcagcatgtgacAGCAGAATCTTCACTAGGATCTTGTCCacctcagcagccccagcagtcTCATAATCCTCGTCCTGTACACAGAGCCTTGGGCCGCCTACAGAATCGCCAACCAAAACGCGCTGACCTTCTGCTGCggttacagcagcagcaagcagTAGCATGGCAGCATTCAGACACCCCAGGTCCCTCAGGAGGCAGCTTCTTCTCTACAGCTTCTTCATCAACTTCATCCCTCCCTTCTACTTCCTCTACCCAGGGTGAGCATGGTCATGGGGTTTTGCCACACACCAGCCAAGAGGGTGCAGAAGTGGTCAGCTCACCcagaaaaggagagaagaaaCCGCAAAAACCAGGGAAATATGTCTGCACTTTTTGTGGCCGTCCATGTGCCAAGCCAAGTGTTCTTCAGAAACACATACGCTcccacacaggggagagaccCTACCCTTGTGCCCCCTGTGGCTTTTCTTTCAAAACCAAGAGCAACCTGTACAAACACCGCAAGTCCCATGCCCATCGTATTAAAGCAGGTCTGGCTTCCAGTCGTGATGAGCCCAGTCTGAGTGGACCAGAGGGAAGTGGTGTTGGAGAAGATCCTGAGGAACATACAGAGGGAGAAAGCACTGAgtctgaggaagagacaggccAACACAGGAAATCCTCATCTAAGGAGATGCTTGGACACCAgaggaaaagtggaaaggagcGCTTGGGGGGGTCAGAGGAGAGCCAGAGGCCTGAAGACTCTCAGGCTGTGAAGCAAAGACTGGCACTGAGGCTTAGTGAAAGAAAACGTGGGCCCATGGGTTCCCCAGAtgaccctccctcctccctttccACCTCATCTTCTTCCTTGGGGCCTGGTAGTAAGGGAAGCACAGAGTCTGGTTACTTCTCTGGATCAGGCAGCACTGACCTGTCTCAAGTTAGCCCACCCAGTTCCAGTGCCAAAACCTACGCAGAAATTATTCTAGGGAAGTATGGGAGGCTGGGAGGGCAGCAGCGCAGTccccaccagcagcagcctcattcttcacattcctcctcctcaggaACAGAGGAGAAGACTATCCCCTTCACTGTCCCAAAAACCCAGGTGATAGAACACATAACTAAACTTATCACTATCAATGAAGCAGTAGTAGACACCAGTGAGATTGACAGCGTTAAGCCCAGACGCTCCTCCCTATCCAGGAAGAGTAGCATGGAGTCACCCAAATTTACTGCCCCTAAAGATCCCTATACATTTGATTCCAAAGCAGAGGTGGCTGGCCCCAGTGGGCTAAGACACCTCCAGGGTCCAGAGGCAGATCCAACTGGTACACAGGAGCTGTCAGCAGTACCTCTGCTCAGGAGCCATTCAATGCCATCACCTACCAGCCAAGGAGAGTCCTTCACCTCTGGGACAATGTCTCCTAGAGGTTACCGCCTATGCCAGTCATTTGATGAGCAGCAAGCAGTAGTAGCAGAGATGAGAGTAGGCCATGCCCAGCGTATGCTCAGGCGCCAGCCTGCCATTGAGGTTCCCCTAGGGGCTGAATTAATGTTAGAAGAGGCCAGTCTCACCCCTTCCTCAACCAGAGGCACTGAACAAGCCAGGCAGCCAGAGCCACAGCAGCAAAGAAGCGGGTATGAATGCAGAGTGTGTGGCACTCGCTTCCAGCACATGAAAAGTTATGAGTCCCACAGAGCCATGTGCCCAGGACAGGAACAAGAAAGCGGGGATGCGGGTAAAACATGCAGGGAGGATCGCCCCCTGATGATGCACTATAAGTTTCGAGCCCTGGCCATGGCtgtaagaaaaagaaggaaagaggagagtctggaggaggatcctCCCAGCCCTGGATTCTCAGCCATGTCAGGCAGCTCTGCAAGCCTCATTCCAGTGCCAAGCAGACCAGAACAGAGCCAGCCCCTCTCAG GTGTTTCTTCACAGACTGAGCTGAACCAGCCGCAGCAACAGGACAGGAAGGGTGTGTCTGTCATCCAACACACTAGCTCTTTTGAGAAACAGGAGAGTATATCTATGGAAAGTCAGGAACCAGACCTCAGAGAGACTGAGCAAACAAAACAACCCGAGCCAAAACCATCACCCTCTACATCTCGCCTCATCCGCCAGCCAAACATTCAAGTGCCAGAGATCCTTGTTACTGTGGAGCCTGATGCTGACATGCCATCTGTGTCACCCCCAGTGACAGCATCCTCATCCAAG GAGGCAGAGAGAATAGAGGAGTTCCATTGGCCTCAACGTAGCCAGACTCTGGCCCAGCTCCCTGCAGAGAAGCTGCCACCAAAGAAGAAAAGACTCCGCCTAGCAGAAGCTGCCCAGTCCTCTGGGGAGTCTAGTTTCGAGTCTCTGTCCCTGCCTCGTAGCCCAAGTCAAGAAAGCAACATCTCAagtctttctgtttcttttgagGATGCAACAAGACCAGAGTCAACCGCTTGGGCCTCCAGTAGCTCTCAGATGTTGATGGTGCCATCCGCTTCACACCAACAAAGCTACAAAGAGATGAGGCGCTCCGCATCAGAACAGGCCCCAGCTAGCCCGCAACAAACAGACGAGACCTCAGAGACCAGGAGTAAGTCATTTGACTACGGTTCTCTCTCCCCACaaccctcttcttcctcctggaAAGAAAGGAGAAAGTGTCTTCTTGTGAAGCATGCTACCTTAGGGGAACCTGAGCAAGAGGTGGGGAGCAGCATGAGTCAGTTTTCCAGAGCAGAGAGTCCCAAGCCTGGTCCTTCCCACTCCAGCCATCCACCACTCTACTCCACTGAGGCAAGCTCCCGGCTCAACCTGGATGCCACAGGAAAGGCCCTGCAGCTGTTACAGCCACAGACCTTTCAGTCCACTCAGGATGTACTCCCTTTGCAGCCCAGAGGCCAGCAAACATTCCCCCCAGGAGCACTATCCCAGCTACTCCCTGTCACCACAGCCATATCTGAAATACTGTCCAACCAAACCATCCACAGAGCCTtcttacattcacacacaggatCTCCACCAATACAGATACATCCAGCACATATTCACATGGCAGAACAGGTGGGAATACCGCTCCATCAGCTGCACTTCTCCTCAAGGTCAAGAGTCGGGCAGGCTCTGTACTTGCCAGTCCCACCAAGATTTAACACACACGCTCCTTCCCCTCCTACCACAGAGATCAGACCCCCCACCTCTTTCATGTCTTCTGCCCATCAATCACTGGTAACAATCTCATGCCACCACCCACAGCCAGTCATCGTTACATGCCTAGCCCAGCTTACACCAGTGATGTCCCTTGTGGTGCCAGTGCGCCTCCAAACTCATATACCTACCTATGCCAGTGCCATGTACACCACCCTGTCTCAGATTCTGGCTTCCACTCGCTCACAGGAACCATCTTGCTGCACAGCTATGGTCATCATGAGCCATGTGAAGCGGGGCAAGCTGGAAAGGACCTACTTAAAAGTTCCTTCACCAGACATTAAGAGCCTTCTTCCCCTTTCTTTGCCATCAGAGCTGGCCTCAGGCTCTGGGGAGGGATATGGTCCTCTGGGGGCTGGAGGAAGTAAACGCATGCTTTCTCCAGCAGCCAGTCTGGAGCTCAGCACTGAGGCCCAGCGTCACCAGAAAAGggtaaaagaggaagaggaaggggaaCAACataaggaagaagagaaggaggaggaagaggaactgAAGTTAAGACAAAGGGAAGACAGTAAAGCCACTGGGAAGAAACTggaagaagcagagaagaagcaaCCAGATAAGGTAGAACAGACAACTGTGAAAGCAGAGGCTGAGCAGGACCAAGTACCAAGGAGACTCAAcagggaggaaaaggaagagaagagggAATCAACTGAGAGGACATGTCAAAAAAAGGAAGAGGTGCCAACTGTGGAGGAAGGGGTTGAGAGACCAAGCACCCCTTCATACCCCAGCCTCCACACTTCCACCTCAGTTAACTGGTGCTACCGAAACTATGTCAAACCCAACCCATCTGCACAGAGGGACCCTCGAGCCTCGGTTTATTCTACCTGGAGTGTCAGTGCTCACAACCCAAACTTGCCAGGCCTCAGCACCAAGGTGGCcttgtctctgctgtgttccaaacagaaacacagctccGAGACATACACCATGGCCGCTGCCCCAACGCCAACCAAAGGGAAAGTGGCCCCTGCAAGCAGCAGGACCCCACGTGTTTCAGAG GTACATGCCACCCCAGCCAGCACCCTCACTGAAGTAACGGATCTGCAAAAGCCTGAAAAGTTGGAAAACAAAGAGATGACAGAAGAACAGGAAGGACCGTCCACCTCCAAACACAGCGAGCCTTCTCGTGTTCGCATCTTCGAAGGAGG GTATAAGTCTACTGAAGAGTATGTCTATGTGAGAGGCCGCGGCCGGGGACAGTACATATGTGGAGAGTGTGGCATCCGCTGTAAGAAGCCTAGCATGCTGAAAAAGCACATCAGAACGCACACTGATGTACGTCCATACATATGTAAACACTGCAACTTTGCCTTCAAAACCAAAG GAAACCTTACAAAACACATGAAGTCAAAGGCTCATGGGAAAAAATGCCAGGCAATGGGTATATCTGAGTCCTCATTGGACGAGCCAGAGAGCGAGGAAACAG CAGGAAGTGATGAGCGTGTTTGTGGCTCAGAAGATCAGGAGGAACATCAGTTCTCTGATGTGGACtctgatgatgacgatgatgaggaggaagaggaggaagaagaggagtctGCATCCCATGACGACCCGCCATCCTCCTGTTCATCAGACACCCACCCATCAACAGGGGGGCGCTCCAGCTGCAGTAGGCACTCTCAGCAGGGCACTCCTGACCCCGAAGCCCCGGCACCCAATCCCAGTCCCGGACAGGAGCCCTCCCCGAGGGGAGTGTGGCCCAGCAGACGAGCAGCCTCACCAGGCAGTAGACGAGCGCTGTTTTCTCGGCGGGGCTGGAAGGCGTCTTCAAGAGCGTTCTCCCCCAGCAGTGAGAGCTGTTCCCCCAGCCGCAGTCTCTCTCCACGTTTGGAGCTGTCCTCACCCATCCACAGCCTCTCCCCCAGGACCGAGCTGTCCTCGCCAAGTCGACATGTCTCACCCTCTCCAGAAAGAGGACCATCTCCCCTTCGTCCCATTTCACCCAGCTGCTATCGGTCATCTCAAGTTCAGGCCCCTCCCTCACCACTTGGACTGCAGCATAGAACCCCTGGGCACCTGCCCTGGGAGAGCCCCAGCACAAGGGGCAGTCATGTCAAACCG GAGAAAGCTGGTACTGCAGGAGATGGGCCAGCATTGTCAGAACACAGCTTATTTCCAGCTGCTTTTCGGCTTTCCACCTGTGGTGGTTATCCAGGATACCATGCAGCAGACAACCTCTTCAGCCATCTTCCCATGCACTCCCAACAGGCCAGGGTCCCCTATCTGATGATCCCAATCGGAGGGATCCAAATGGTACAGGCCAGACCAAGGTCCCACCCAACTACCCCTTCGTCCCCAACATCTCCCCCACTGGAAGGGCCTTCACTGGCCAGGTTTGAATCATACTGGGGCGGGACCCCCAGGACTCAAGGGCTTAGGACTCCTGGAGACCACTGGTCAGAGTACCAGGCAGCAGGAACCAGCCAGTCAGGGCAGCGCGGTCTTAGCACAGCACTAACAATTTCCAAAACAGATTTGGAGACCACAGACTCAAAGCAATATGGCAGCTCGCAAAGCTCCGTCCACCCACGCAGGTCGGCTACTGAGACCACCGAACAGTACGCCAGGGACAGTCGTTCAAGAGCAGTCGTCAGCCTTGCACCCCCCGTAGCCCCGCGCGTCATTGGACAGcagccagagagggaggaactACCACCTGGTGGTGATCTGGTGgagagaggagctgaagaagactcAACCAGGACAGACCAGAGCACTTAA